GTGGCTAAAAAATCTTCGGTATTTTGTACTGTCGCAAAGAAGCCTAATGCCGATAGAAAAGCAGTTTGCACATCAGCAGCTGTAACCGTGTTGCCATTATACTCAAGGTCACGGGTTGCGGTGGCATCGGCGATCACAATCGGCTGATAACCGAGTTCTTTGGCGGCACGTGTCCCCGAATCAATACAGACATGGGTCATCATGCCGGTAATCACCAGTTGTTCTACCTGATGTTGTTCCAGTACTTTTTCAAGATCGGTGTCTAAGAAACTATTTGGAAAATGCTTTTCGATAATGATTGAACTGTCAGTAGCTTTAAGCTGAGGATGCAATTCAACACCGATGGTATTTTCCTGAAAGAAACTGGCTGAGGCAGGATTAATATGCTGGATATAAATAATCGGT
The DNA window shown above is from Acinetobacter colistiniresistens and carries:
- a CDS encoding cysteine hydrolase family protein → MKQALLIIDVQNDYFKNGKMELVNPERALQYTNQLEDHFIRNNLPIIYIQHINPASASFFQENTIGVELHPQLKATDSSIIIEKHFPNSFLDTDLEKVLEQHQVEQLVITGMMTHVCIDSGTRAAKELGYQPIVIADATATRDLEYNGNTVTAADVQTAFLSALGFFATVQNTEDFLATHK